The following are from one region of the Achromobacter xylosoxidans genome:
- a CDS encoding LysR family transcriptional regulator, whose product MSTIRFLRTFLAVAHHGSFSEAAEQVALTQAAVSFQMRSLEAELGRELFDRSGRLAILNAAGRELLPEIKHLLDLYDRMRLPRTVPGELAGSVAVGSIVSCMGTLSKVVSGMKKQHPKLDVRILSGKASELAGKVEDGELDAAFLVEAGRKMASTRWTALYEEQLVVIAPRSAPGEDARQVLAQNPFLRFDRTQRTGLQIDRLLRRLAVPLNEFLELNAIETLVELVRQEVGVTLLPLINGSNWQHSPELRILTLPQDLGPMARAIGMLERREHARQGITAAICEACAQAFQAREPQTAA is encoded by the coding sequence GTGAGTACCATCCGCTTTCTGCGCACTTTCCTGGCGGTCGCACACCACGGTTCCTTTTCGGAAGCGGCCGAGCAGGTGGCGCTGACGCAGGCCGCCGTCAGCTTCCAGATGCGCTCCCTGGAAGCGGAACTGGGCCGCGAACTCTTCGACCGCAGCGGCCGGCTCGCCATCCTGAACGCCGCCGGCCGGGAATTACTCCCTGAAATCAAGCACTTGCTGGACCTTTACGACCGCATGCGGCTGCCGCGCACCGTACCTGGCGAGCTGGCCGGGTCGGTCGCCGTGGGCAGCATCGTGTCCTGCATGGGCACCCTGTCCAAGGTCGTATCGGGCATGAAGAAGCAGCACCCCAAGCTGGACGTGCGCATCCTGTCGGGCAAGGCCAGCGAGCTGGCGGGCAAGGTCGAGGACGGCGAGCTGGACGCGGCCTTCCTGGTGGAGGCCGGGCGCAAGATGGCCAGCACGCGCTGGACCGCGCTATATGAAGAGCAACTGGTGGTAATCGCGCCGCGCTCGGCGCCGGGCGAAGACGCGCGCCAGGTGCTGGCGCAGAACCCCTTCCTGCGCTTTGACCGCACCCAGCGCACCGGCCTGCAGATAGACCGGCTGCTGCGCCGCCTGGCGGTGCCGCTGAATGAATTCCTGGAACTCAACGCGATCGAGACCCTGGTCGAACTGGTGCGCCAGGAAGTCGGCGTGACGCTGCTGCCGCTGATCAACGGCTCCAACTGGCAGCACAGTCCGGAACTGCGGATTCTCACCCTGCCGCAGGACCTGGGGCCGATGGCGCGCGCCATCGGCATGCTGGAGCGGCGCGAGCATGCGCGCCAGGGCATCACGGCGGCGATCTGCGAGGCGTGCGCCCAGGCGTTCCAGGCGCGCGAACCGCAGACCGCCGCCTGA
- a CDS encoding Bug family tripartite tricarboxylate transporter substrate binding protein: MKGIPLGKTLLGLALSILAAGATAAPPDYPSKPIRLLVGYPPGGTTDLLARALGQQLMQALKQPVAVENKPGAGGGLGANQVARAEPDGYTLGVGSAGNLALNYATYANIPYDSQKDLTALSLVASVPNVLVVNPATPAKTVPELIAYLKNKKGGGFFASTGTGNGPHLTGELFKARTSLNLTHVPYQGGAPAITALLGGEVDLLFDNLPSALPFIQSGKLRALAVTSAHRAAILPDVQTMQEAGIDNFQVDAWFALFGPAAMDPAAVAEIGAAIRGMSGNTAFLDALKNMGTVPELTDGAALSKLIAMERQRWPALVKQAGIKRE, from the coding sequence ATGAAAGGCATACCACTGGGAAAAACGCTGCTGGGCCTGGCGCTGTCCATCCTCGCCGCTGGCGCCACGGCGGCGCCGCCGGATTACCCCTCCAAACCGATCAGACTGCTGGTGGGGTATCCGCCGGGAGGCACGACGGACCTGCTGGCGCGCGCGCTGGGACAGCAATTGATGCAGGCGCTGAAACAGCCGGTCGCGGTCGAAAACAAGCCCGGCGCGGGCGGCGGGCTGGGAGCGAACCAGGTTGCCCGCGCCGAGCCTGACGGCTATACGCTGGGCGTGGGCAGCGCGGGCAACCTGGCGCTGAATTACGCCACCTACGCCAATATCCCCTATGACTCGCAGAAGGACCTGACCGCGCTGAGCCTGGTGGCCAGCGTGCCGAACGTGCTGGTGGTCAATCCCGCCACGCCGGCCAAGACCGTGCCGGAACTGATCGCCTACTTGAAAAACAAGAAGGGCGGCGGCTTTTTCGCCTCTACCGGCACGGGTAACGGCCCGCATCTCACGGGCGAACTGTTCAAGGCGCGCACCAGCCTCAACCTGACCCACGTGCCCTACCAGGGAGGCGCGCCGGCCATCACCGCGCTGCTCGGCGGCGAGGTCGACCTGCTGTTCGACAACCTGCCGTCTGCGCTGCCGTTCATCCAATCTGGAAAATTGCGCGCCCTGGCCGTCACCAGCGCCCACCGCGCGGCCATCCTGCCCGACGTGCAAACCATGCAGGAGGCCGGCATCGACAATTTTCAGGTCGATGCCTGGTTCGCCTTGTTCGGACCGGCCGCCATGGACCCGGCGGCGGTCGCGGAAATCGGCGCGGCCATCCGCGGCATGTCTGGAAACACGGCCTTTCTGGACGCGCTGAAGAATATGGGCACGGTACCGGAGCTCACCGATGGCGCGGCGCTGTCCAAGCTCATAGCCATGGAACGCCAACGCTGGCCGGCCCTGGTCAAGCAAGCCGGCATCAAGCGCGAATAG
- a CDS encoding ABC transporter permease: MSAIPATAAAVTPPRSRNRAWGKFKRNHIAMLGLGIVLFFVVIAILAPLIASHDPFQTSFTTIRKAPSASYWLGTDELGRDIFSRMVYGARASLMAGLVSVLIALAVGVPFGLAAGYFGGWTDSIISRATEALLAIPFLILAIALAAFLGPSLTNAMIAIGVSAAPKFIRLTRGQVLAVKNEDYVQSARALGASDLRIIGRHVFPNVMPPLIVQATITIATAIIAEASLSFLGLGLQPPNPSWGSMLNTAKNFMTQAPWMSIFPGSAIFLVVLGFNLLGDGLRDALDPRQEK; this comes from the coding sequence ATGAGCGCAATTCCTGCAACGGCCGCAGCCGTCACGCCGCCCCGCAGCCGCAACCGCGCCTGGGGCAAATTCAAGCGCAACCACATCGCCATGCTGGGCCTGGGGATCGTGCTGTTCTTTGTCGTGATCGCCATCCTGGCGCCGCTGATCGCCAGCCACGATCCCTTCCAGACCAGCTTCACCACCATCCGCAAGGCGCCCTCGGCGTCCTACTGGCTGGGCACGGACGAGCTGGGCCGCGACATCTTCAGCCGCATGGTCTATGGCGCCCGCGCGTCGCTGATGGCGGGCCTGGTGTCGGTCCTGATCGCGCTGGCGGTGGGCGTGCCCTTCGGCCTGGCCGCCGGCTACTTCGGCGGCTGGACCGACAGCATCATCTCCCGCGCCACCGAAGCGCTGCTGGCCATTCCCTTCCTGATCCTGGCCATCGCGCTGGCCGCGTTCCTTGGGCCCAGCCTGACCAACGCCATGATCGCCATCGGCGTCTCGGCCGCGCCCAAATTCATCCGCCTCACGCGCGGACAGGTGCTGGCGGTCAAGAACGAGGACTACGTGCAGAGCGCGCGCGCGCTGGGCGCGTCCGACCTGCGCATCATCGGCCGGCACGTGTTCCCCAATGTGATGCCGCCCTTGATCGTGCAGGCCACCATCACCATCGCCACGGCCATCATCGCCGAGGCCAGCCTGTCGTTCCTGGGCCTGGGGCTGCAACCGCCGAATCCGTCCTGGGGTTCGATGCTGAACACCGCCAAGAACTTCATGACCCAGGCGCCCTGGATGTCCATCTTCCCCGGATCGGCCATTTTCCTGGTGGTGCTGGGCTTCAATCTGCTGGGCGACGGCCTGCGCGACGCGCTCGATCCGCGTCAGGAAAAGTAA
- a CDS encoding ABC transporter substrate-binding protein, producing MKRLTLTFGASLLALAAGAASAQNIRIGLQEDPDVLDPHRARTYVGRIVFTSLCDKLIDIDPKLHFVPQLATSWSFSPDNKVLTFKLREDALFHDGSKFDAAAAKANLERAMSLPDSLRKGELASVEKVDAPDAATLVLTLKKPDATLLAQLSDRAGMMLSPKTFTDDVAAVGRKPVCSGPYKFVERIQNDRIVLEKFDQYYDAKDFAFKRVTFLPIPDTTVRLSNLRAGDLDMLERLNPSDVPQVKSDASLTFAPVAGLGFQQFMFNVANGKRAEDNPFKNKLVRQAFQYAIDRNAISEVAGGGIFDPAQQPFPPASPYHSDKFPPTKRDVAKAKALLKQAGFDRVKAEVMFGNNTTTSSIAEIVQAMASEAGFDLSLRPTEYAALQKESAGGNFQVVMLGWSGRVDPDGNIHAFVTCKGALNDGHYCNPEVDKLLNEARTVPDEAKRKAIYDQAQTIIQDELPGVYNYYQPWPFAMAKKVKGFTPYPDGMIRLKGVTFAQK from the coding sequence ATGAAACGCTTGACCTTGACCTTCGGCGCCAGCCTGCTGGCGCTGGCCGCGGGCGCGGCTTCCGCCCAGAACATCCGGATCGGCCTGCAGGAAGATCCGGACGTGCTGGACCCGCACCGGGCGCGCACGTACGTGGGCCGCATCGTCTTCACCTCGCTGTGCGACAAGCTGATCGACATCGATCCCAAGCTGCACTTCGTGCCGCAGCTGGCCACCTCGTGGTCGTTCAGTCCCGACAACAAGGTGCTGACCTTCAAGCTGCGCGAAGACGCGCTGTTCCATGACGGCTCCAAGTTCGACGCCGCCGCGGCCAAGGCCAACCTGGAACGGGCCATGTCCTTGCCGGACAGCCTGCGCAAGGGCGAACTGGCCTCGGTCGAAAAGGTCGACGCGCCTGATGCCGCGACGCTGGTGCTGACGCTGAAAAAGCCCGACGCCACCTTGCTGGCGCAACTGTCCGACCGCGCCGGCATGATGCTGTCGCCCAAGACCTTCACCGACGACGTCGCCGCCGTGGGCCGCAAGCCGGTGTGCTCCGGTCCCTACAAGTTCGTCGAACGCATCCAGAACGACCGCATCGTGCTGGAAAAATTCGACCAGTACTACGACGCCAAGGATTTCGCCTTCAAGCGCGTGACCTTCCTGCCGATCCCGGACACCACCGTGCGCCTGTCCAACCTGCGCGCGGGCGACCTGGACATGCTGGAACGACTGAATCCCTCCGACGTGCCGCAGGTCAAGAGCGACGCCAGCCTGACTTTCGCGCCGGTGGCCGGCCTGGGTTTCCAGCAGTTCATGTTCAACGTCGCCAACGGCAAGCGCGCCGAGGACAATCCGTTCAAGAACAAGCTGGTGCGCCAGGCGTTCCAGTACGCCATCGACCGCAACGCCATCAGCGAAGTGGCCGGCGGCGGCATCTTCGATCCGGCGCAGCAGCCGTTCCCGCCCGCCAGCCCCTACCACAGCGACAAGTTCCCGCCGACCAAGCGCGACGTCGCCAAGGCCAAGGCGCTGCTCAAGCAGGCGGGCTTCGACCGCGTGAAGGCCGAGGTCATGTTCGGCAACAACACCACCACGTCCTCGATCGCCGAGATCGTGCAGGCCATGGCGTCCGAGGCGGGCTTCGACCTGTCGCTGCGCCCGACCGAGTACGCGGCCCTGCAGAAGGAATCGGCCGGCGGCAACTTCCAGGTCGTGATGCTGGGCTGGTCGGGCCGGGTCGATCCGGACGGCAACATCCACGCCTTCGTCACCTGCAAGGGCGCGCTGAACGACGGCCACTACTGCAACCCGGAAGTGGACAAGCTGCTGAACGAGGCCCGCACCGTGCCCGACGAAGCCAAGCGCAAGGCCATCTACGACCAGGCGCAGACCATCATCCAGGACGAATTGCCCGGGGTGTATAACTACTATCAGCCCTGGCCCTTCGCCATGGCCAAGAAGGTCAAGGGCTTTACGCCTTATCCTGACGGCATGATCCGCCTGAAAGGCGTGACGTTCGCGCAGAAGTGA
- the ggt gene encoding gamma-glutamyltransferase, which yields MKSFDWGNPYPSVRIPLFARNVVSTSHPLAAQAGLRMLLKGGNAVDAAIAAAATIVLVEPVSCGLGGDCFAIVWDGKELHGLNSSGVAPAAWSTEYFKRKHGVGANGLAIQPKRGWDAVTVPGVVAGWAALHEKLGKLPFEQLFEPAIEIAERGYAVPPVVAHKWAAAAEELKSQPGYAQAFLPEGRAPKVGEHFRFPDAANTLRRIAASKGRDFYEGELAERIAAFSQECGGAMTLEDLRNYRPEWVKPISKSYRGYELHEIPPNGQGIAALIALGIVERFDMADIPVDSVQSQHIQIEAMKLAFADLYKYVADPRSMQVTPEQMLSDAYLDSRAKLIRLDRATHFEAGRPHAGGTIYLTAADENGMMISFIQSNYMGFGSGVVVPGTGISMQNRGVGFSMDPKSANVVEGGKRPFHTIIPGFLTRGGKPVMSFGVMGGDMQPQGHMQTVVRMLDYHQNPQAACCAPRWKVNRDFTLDIETNMKASTIAGLKDLGHALKSVDDPYMDFGAGQFIWRMSENDNELGYVAASDSRRDGQAVGF from the coding sequence ATGAAATCCTTCGACTGGGGCAACCCGTATCCTTCCGTCCGCATTCCGCTGTTCGCCCGCAATGTGGTGTCCACGTCGCATCCGCTGGCGGCGCAGGCAGGGTTGCGCATGCTGCTCAAGGGCGGCAATGCCGTGGACGCCGCCATCGCCGCGGCCGCCACCATCGTCCTGGTCGAACCCGTGTCCTGCGGCCTGGGCGGCGACTGTTTCGCCATCGTCTGGGACGGCAAGGAATTGCACGGCCTGAACTCCTCGGGCGTGGCACCGGCGGCCTGGAGCACCGAATACTTCAAGCGCAAGCACGGCGTGGGCGCCAACGGCCTGGCGATCCAGCCCAAGCGCGGCTGGGACGCCGTGACGGTGCCGGGCGTGGTGGCTGGCTGGGCCGCGCTGCATGAAAAGCTGGGCAAGCTGCCGTTCGAGCAACTGTTCGAACCCGCCATCGAAATCGCCGAGCGCGGCTACGCCGTGCCGCCGGTGGTGGCGCACAAGTGGGCCGCCGCGGCCGAGGAACTGAAATCGCAGCCGGGCTACGCCCAGGCCTTCCTGCCCGAAGGCCGCGCGCCCAAGGTCGGCGAACACTTCCGCTTCCCGGACGCTGCCAATACGTTGCGCCGCATCGCCGCCTCCAAGGGCCGCGACTTCTATGAAGGCGAACTGGCCGAGCGCATCGCCGCTTTCAGCCAGGAATGCGGCGGCGCCATGACCCTGGAAGACCTGCGCAACTACCGCCCGGAATGGGTCAAGCCCATTTCCAAGTCCTATCGCGGCTACGAGCTGCACGAGATCCCGCCGAACGGGCAGGGCATTGCCGCGCTGATCGCGCTGGGCATCGTCGAACGCTTCGACATGGCCGACATCCCGGTGGACTCGGTGCAGTCGCAGCACATCCAGATCGAAGCCATGAAGCTGGCTTTCGCCGACCTGTACAAGTACGTGGCGGATCCGCGTTCCATGCAGGTGACGCCGGAGCAGATGCTGTCGGACGCCTACCTGGACAGCCGCGCCAAGCTGATCCGCCTGGACCGCGCCACCCATTTCGAGGCGGGCCGTCCGCACGCCGGCGGCACCATCTACCTGACCGCCGCCGATGAAAACGGCATGATGATCTCGTTCATCCAGTCCAACTACATGGGCTTCGGCTCGGGCGTGGTGGTGCCGGGCACCGGCATCAGCATGCAGAACCGCGGCGTGGGCTTCTCGATGGACCCGAAGTCGGCCAACGTGGTCGAAGGCGGCAAGCGTCCCTTCCACACCATCATCCCGGGCTTCCTGACCCGCGGCGGCAAGCCGGTCATGAGCTTTGGCGTGATGGGCGGCGACATGCAGCCGCAAGGCCACATGCAGACCGTGGTGCGCATGCTGGACTATCACCAGAATCCGCAGGCCGCCTGCTGCGCGCCGCGCTGGAAGGTCAACCGCGATTTCACGCTGGACATCGAGACCAATATGAAGGCTTCCACCATTGCGGGCCTGAAAGACCTCGGGCATGCTTTGAAGTCGGTCGACGATCCGTACATGGATTTCGGCGCGGGCCAGTTCATCTGGCGCATGTCCGAAAACGACAACGAGCTTGGCTACGTCGCCGCCAGCGACAGCCGGCGCGATGGTCAGGCGGTCGGCTTCTAA
- a CDS encoding YaeQ family protein — protein sequence MALRATIYKAELNVADTDRHYYGSHSLTVARHPSETDERMMVRLVAYALHAQEELAFTKGLSDTDEPDLWVKDLTGAVKLWIEVGQPEERRILRACGRADEVIVYCYGGSASKIWWDGVKNKLERTRNLKIVNLPSDQTRALAQLAERTMRLNANISDGVVYFSADKGEVSVEPETWR from the coding sequence ATGGCCCTGCGCGCCACCATCTACAAGGCCGAGCTCAACGTCGCCGACACCGACCGCCACTACTACGGCAGCCACTCGCTGACGGTCGCCCGCCATCCCTCGGAAACCGACGAGCGCATGATGGTGCGGCTGGTCGCCTACGCCCTGCACGCGCAGGAGGAACTGGCCTTCACCAAGGGCCTGAGCGACACCGACGAGCCCGACCTGTGGGTCAAGGACCTGACCGGCGCGGTCAAGCTCTGGATCGAAGTCGGCCAGCCCGAAGAGCGCCGCATCCTGCGCGCCTGCGGCCGCGCCGACGAAGTCATCGTCTATTGCTATGGCGGTTCCGCCAGCAAGATCTGGTGGGACGGCGTGAAGAACAAGCTGGAACGCACGCGCAACCTCAAGATCGTGAACCTGCCGTCCGACCAGACCCGCGCCTTGGCCCAGCTGGCCGAGCGCACCATGCGTCTGAACGCCAACATTTCGGACGGCGTGGTGTATTTCTCGGCCGACAAGGGCGAGGTCAGCGTCGAGCCGGAAACCTGGCGCTAG
- a CDS encoding ABC transporter permease, whose product MLKLILRRVLVAIPTLILVSMIVFMLQKILPGDPVLTLAGEERDPAVLDYLRDKYRLNDPLPVQYAAWAGQVLQGDLGKSLRTDVPVTTLIGQKLPVTLQLAAMAMFFALLIGIPMGIVAAVRKGKPIEMGANIAALSGMSIPNFWLGIILIMVVSVQWKLLPASGYVSPSEDFWLSIKTMLMPSLVLSTAIAAYLMRHTRSAMLEALSADYVRTARAKGVSPRSVVLRHALRNALMPIVTLVTLLFGELLAGAVLTEQVFTIPGFGKLVVDAVFTRDYAVVQGVVLCVAVGFIIMNLLADILYILVNPRLRHS is encoded by the coding sequence ATGCTTAAACTCATCTTGCGCCGCGTGCTCGTCGCGATACCGACACTGATACTGGTGTCGATGATCGTCTTCATGCTGCAGAAAATCCTGCCCGGCGACCCGGTGCTGACACTGGCCGGCGAAGAACGCGATCCGGCCGTCCTGGACTACTTGCGCGACAAGTACCGCCTCAATGATCCGCTGCCCGTGCAGTACGCCGCCTGGGCCGGACAGGTCCTGCAAGGCGACCTGGGCAAATCGCTGCGCACCGACGTTCCCGTCACCACGCTGATCGGCCAGAAGCTGCCGGTCACGCTGCAACTGGCCGCCATGGCCATGTTCTTCGCGCTGCTGATCGGCATTCCCATGGGGATCGTCGCCGCGGTGCGCAAGGGCAAGCCCATCGAAATGGGCGCCAACATCGCCGCGCTGTCGGGCATGTCCATCCCCAACTTCTGGCTCGGCATCATCCTCATCATGGTGGTGTCGGTGCAGTGGAAACTGCTGCCGGCCTCGGGCTACGTGTCGCCGTCCGAGGACTTCTGGCTGTCGATCAAGACCATGCTGATGCCGTCCCTGGTGCTGTCCACGGCCATCGCGGCCTACCTCATGCGCCATACCCGTTCGGCCATGCTGGAAGCCCTGTCGGCCGACTATGTGCGTACCGCGCGCGCCAAGGGCGTGTCGCCGCGCAGCGTGGTGCTGCGCCACGCCCTGCGCAATGCGCTCATGCCGATCGTCACGCTGGTGACGCTGCTGTTCGGCGAACTGCTGGCCGGCGCCGTGCTGACCGAGCAGGTCTTCACGATTCCGGGCTTCGGCAAGCTGGTGGTCGACGCGGTCTTTACGCGCGACTACGCGGTGGTGCAGGGCGTGGTGCTCTGCGTGGCGGTGGGTTTCATCATCATGAACCTGCTGGCCGACATCCTGTACATCCTGGTCAATCCCCGCCTGAGGCACTCATGA
- a CDS encoding LysE family translocator: MTATAALLAFTLAAAILTVTPGMDTALVLRTAAVEGGRRALMAGLGIAAGCLAWGVVAAFGLGSLLLVSTLAYDALRICAALYLFYLGVKLLWGARRGKQAAPDSAPPAPAAAASAGGWFMRGCLTNALNPKIGIFYITFLPQFIPAGADVLRFSLLLAGIHAMLGIVWFGVLVAATRPLARWLSRPAVMRGLDRMTGAVFIAFGLKLALEKR; the protein is encoded by the coding sequence ATGACCGCCACCGCCGCCCTGCTCGCCTTTACCCTGGCCGCCGCCATCCTGACCGTCACGCCCGGCATGGATACCGCCCTGGTGCTGCGCACCGCCGCCGTCGAGGGCGGCCGCCGCGCGCTCATGGCTGGCCTGGGTATCGCCGCCGGATGCCTGGCCTGGGGCGTGGTGGCGGCATTCGGCCTGGGATCGCTGCTGCTGGTATCGACCCTGGCCTACGACGCGCTGCGCATCTGCGCCGCGCTATACCTGTTCTATCTGGGGGTGAAGCTGCTGTGGGGCGCCCGGCGAGGCAAGCAAGCCGCCCCCGATTCCGCGCCGCCCGCCCCCGCCGCGGCGGCCAGCGCCGGCGGCTGGTTCATGCGCGGCTGCCTGACCAATGCCCTCAATCCGAAGATCGGGATCTTCTACATCACCTTCCTGCCGCAGTTCATCCCCGCGGGCGCGGACGTGCTGCGCTTCAGCCTGCTGCTGGCAGGCATACACGCGATGCTGGGGATAGTATGGTTTGGCGTGCTGGTGGCGGCGACGCGCCCGCTGGCGCGCTGGCTGTCGCGGCCTGCCGTGATGCGCGGGCTGGACCGCATGACGGGCGCGGTCTTCATCGCCTTCGGTCTGAAGCTGGCGCTCGAAAAGCGCTAG
- a CDS encoding dipeptide ABC transporter ATP-binding protein, whose translation MDPKRVVQVNDLTVRFKTPERTVEAVRKVSFHVDRGETLAIVGESGSGKSVTSLALMRLVEYGGGRIVNGGMLLRRRSGEVLDLLNAPDSTLQRVRGADVAMIFQEPMTSLNPSFTAGNQIAEALQLHQGLDAAAARAETLRMLERVRIPEARAILDRYPHQLSGGMRQRVMIAMALSCKPQLLIADEPTTALDVTIQAQILQLIRQLQEEMDMGVIFITHDMGVVAEVADRVLVMYRGDKVEEGSSDEVFARPQHAYTRALLSAVPRLGAMQGTDEPAPFPLLRVDDATARPQAAAPVAAASTVRRENGPVLKVRDLTTSFDITGGILGRVQKRVHAVEKVSFDLYPGETLSLVGESGCGKTTTGRSLLQLVKSKAGSIEFDGKNIGALRGSAMQTLRQHIQFIFQDPFASLDPRMTVGYSIMEPLLIHGVARGKAAQDRVRWLMDKCGLLPEMIDRYPHEFSGGQRQRICIARALALNPKVVIADESVSALDVSIQAQIVNLLLDLQRELGVSFLFISHDMAVVERVSHRVAVMYLGQIVEIGPRRAIFENPQHPYTKKLMAAVPIADPQRRHRERSLLVDEIPSPMRKLGDDPLVEPLVAVGEGHFVARHSIGVY comes from the coding sequence ATGGACCCCAAGCGCGTCGTCCAGGTCAACGACCTGACCGTGCGCTTCAAGACTCCCGAGCGCACCGTGGAAGCGGTGCGCAAAGTCTCCTTCCACGTCGACCGCGGCGAAACCCTGGCCATCGTCGGCGAATCCGGCTCGGGCAAGTCGGTGACCTCGCTTGCGCTGATGCGCCTGGTCGAGTATGGCGGCGGCCGTATCGTCAATGGCGGCATGCTGCTGCGCCGGCGCAGCGGTGAAGTGCTGGACCTGCTCAACGCGCCCGACAGCACGCTGCAGCGCGTGCGCGGCGCGGACGTGGCCATGATCTTCCAGGAGCCCATGACGTCCCTGAACCCCAGCTTCACGGCCGGCAACCAGATTGCCGAAGCCCTGCAGCTGCACCAGGGGCTGGACGCCGCCGCGGCCCGCGCCGAGACGCTGCGCATGCTGGAGCGGGTGCGCATCCCCGAGGCCCGCGCCATCCTGGACCGCTATCCGCACCAGCTATCGGGCGGCATGCGCCAGCGCGTCATGATCGCCATGGCGCTGTCGTGCAAGCCCCAGCTGCTGATCGCCGACGAGCCGACCACGGCCCTGGACGTGACCATCCAGGCCCAGATCCTGCAGCTGATCCGCCAGTTGCAGGAAGAAATGGACATGGGCGTGATCTTCATCACGCACGACATGGGCGTGGTGGCGGAAGTGGCCGACCGCGTGCTGGTCATGTATCGCGGCGACAAGGTGGAAGAGGGCAGCTCGGACGAGGTCTTCGCCCGTCCGCAGCACGCCTACACGCGCGCGCTGCTGTCGGCGGTGCCGCGGCTGGGCGCCATGCAGGGCACGGACGAGCCCGCGCCGTTCCCGCTGCTGCGCGTGGACGACGCCACGGCGCGACCGCAAGCCGCCGCGCCCGTCGCGGCCGCGTCCACCGTGCGCCGCGAAAACGGCCCCGTGCTGAAGGTGCGCGACCTGACCACCAGCTTCGACATCACCGGCGGCATCCTGGGCCGGGTGCAGAAGCGCGTGCACGCGGTTGAGAAGGTCAGTTTCGACCTGTATCCGGGCGAGACGCTGTCGCTGGTGGGCGAGTCCGGCTGCGGCAAGACCACCACCGGCCGTTCGCTGCTGCAGCTGGTCAAGAGCAAGGCCGGCAGCATCGAATTCGACGGCAAGAACATCGGCGCGCTGCGCGGCAGCGCCATGCAGACCCTGCGCCAGCACATCCAGTTCATCTTCCAGGATCCGTTCGCCTCGCTGGATCCGCGCATGACGGTGGGCTACTCCATCATGGAGCCGCTGCTGATCCACGGCGTGGCGCGCGGCAAGGCGGCGCAGGACCGGGTGCGCTGGCTGATGGACAAGTGCGGCCTGTTGCCGGAAATGATCGACCGCTATCCGCACGAGTTCTCGGGCGGCCAGCGCCAGCGCATCTGCATTGCGCGCGCCCTGGCGCTGAACCCCAAGGTGGTGATCGCCGACGAATCCGTGTCGGCGCTGGACGTGTCGATCCAGGCGCAGATCGTCAATCTGTTGCTGGACCTGCAGCGTGAACTGGGCGTGTCGTTCCTGTTCATCTCGCATGACATGGCGGTGGTCGAGCGCGTCAGCCACCGGGTGGCGGTGATGTATCTGGGCCAGATCGTCGAGATCGGCCCGCGCCGGGCCATCTTCGAGAACCCGCAGCATCCCTACACCAAGAAGCTGATGGCGGCGGTGCCCATCGCCGACCCGCAGCGCCGCCACCGCGAGCGCTCGCTGCTGGTCGACGAGATCCCCAGCCCGATGCGCAAGCTGGGCGACGATCCGCTGGTCGAGCCCCTGGTCGCCGTGGGCGAAGGCCACTTCGTGGCCCGCCATTCGATCGGGGTCTATTGA